The sequence GGTACTGACATCCCAGTGTGAGGCGGAGCAACCCCTTAATAAGCATTAAACCCTTTAAGTGGGATTCACAGGACCTCGATTGCGTACATGCCCTCCTTAGTAATGCCGAGTTTCTTGGCTATGCAGGACTCCTCAGGCTTCAGTATTATTATCAAGCCCATCCAGTCCTTAGTGAACTCCGTACCACCGCAAACAGGGCACTTATCACTTTCCTCTGGCACGATAGCCTTACAATTCCTACAAGCCTTATAACCAGGCAATGGACTGCGCCTTACCGGTCTTCTGCCCCTTGTGCTCATTACATGCGTTGTGCGGTTTACTTTAATAAACTTTAACTTTTATTCATCATTAAATTATTATATTTTCGTCATTGCCATAGCTATAAATAGGCGTTGAACCC is a genomic window of Vulcanisaeta souniana JCM 11219 containing:
- the spt4 gene encoding transcription elongation factor subunit Spt4: MSTRGRRPVRRSPLPGYKACRNCKAIVPEESDKCPVCGGTEFTKDWMGLIIILKPEESCIAKKLGITKEGMYAIEVL